Genomic DNA from Podospora pseudoanserina strain CBS 124.78 chromosome 4, whole genome shotgun sequence:
TGGAAAGCTAACCTTTAATGGTGTTTTAGCCGTTTACAAGAAGATCAAATTCCTGCGAACAACCACACGAAACGTGGCAAGACCGATCCTCTGCCGCCATCCTGAAGAAGAAACGCTCAACACCAATGCCATGCActgtgatgttggtggaGCTCAAGTGCGGGTTGAAGTACATCCTTGACCCAACAGGAGCTCAGTATGGGTGGACCGAGACTATACTTCCATATGAAACCTTCAAGCAATACCGCATAACGAAACATACCCATCATTCAGGCCCCTCTGATGATCGCTCCGTATATTGGAACGAACGGCTCCATGACATCACGACGCAAACCTCATCGGAATTTCAGCAACAATATGGTCAAGACATCCCGACGATTCTTGGGCCCCCAGACCATTAGAAGTTTCTGGAAAAACACGCTTTGTTcctggaggagatggaacGCATCATGAAGACACCGCCAACGCCATGAACCTTCTGTGAGGCTGATCATGAACCCAAAGTAGGTTCTAGACTGTGGGGATATGGGGGCTAGTGAAGTGATCACGCTTTCCTCTCCCCATGTTTCACGGTGTCGAGCCTTCATGTAAAATGTTCATTCAAAACCTTCACGACTTGACGAAaatcaaaaagaaataccTGGGACGAAAGATACACGGTAATCAGATCCCGCGTAATCCGCAAGGGGTGGTTGCCCAGGTGAGTTTTGGGCTCAGGGGCCCAAAGACTTGGTCCGTCTAGAAACAAGAGATTTGCAATACAAGTTCTATCATAAATTCAGTCGAACAATGGGAAACcataatttaaatattttttttggagTTGATATATGTGGCAGGCGGTCTCTTTCTCATCTTATCGGACGCTTGGACGACAAACAAGCTGCCAAGGGTACCAGACCGGGCTATAAGGGGGAACGATCATGTTCTTACTCGGAGAAATCACTGTGTACCGTAGCTTCTCTAGCGTAGAAAAAAGGAACTTTCTTCACGTCGCATTATCGGGCGTATGCGATGCCACGCTTCCGGAGTGGCGCATCTTGACCCCAGTACTTCTCGCTTGCTCCCAGTGGGAGCAGCGGTTCAGTGAATCCTTCAGACTTTGCCCCACCTACAAACACACTTCAAGGCGTCGACCTCGCGACGAAGTTTCGCATACGACGTATCCAATAGATGGCTCCCGTTGAGGAAGACAAGCTTTGCAATACGAGAGGGACATCGCATATGACGGGAGTCCGAAGTTGCCAAGTCGATACCTTTAAGTTAGCAgtatgatggtggttgtcgGTTATGAATGTTTCTGTGCGAGTACGGCGCAGATGGCTTGACTGAATCTTAGAGGGAAACATGCTGTCTGTCACTACGCTGCTTCGGTCACCGAAAGTAAATACAAACTACCACCACATTACTAAACTTTCCCACATTCTCAAGACACGGCCTCAGGGGAGTAGGCGAAGTGTTGAAACACCCTCTCGACGATGGTTGGCTGTATCGTATCGCCGGGGCTCCAGACCGCCTCTAGGTATTCTGGCGCTCGATGGTGATGCAGCTGGATAGTGCCGTTGACAATCTCTTCCCACATTTCCTGCCGGCATGAAGCGTTCGTTGATGCATCCGTCTCACTCCTCGTTCATGAGTAGCCACCTATTATCACTGCTCTTCTGACATTCGAGATCTCTCGAATTTTAACATTTAACCGATTTCAATTTAGATTCAACTGCCATTCGTGTGGAAAAGATTACTGTCTTCACCGGGATCCTCATCGCACCACTTCCAGCTATCAAGCACTCACGTCCTATTGCCAGCGGGTAGGTAAATACGTGACGACTGCACTGCGTCCGATGGCTTAAAGCAACGTACCTACCTTAGATGCTTTAAGGTTATCCCACGCCAACATCCCATTAGAGCTGGTTCAGTCACGTCCGGCGAGTTAGACCACAGACCCATGGTAAAGGATTCGGTGATCCTGCAACTGCGACCCTGTGAATAGCGCCCTTCATGGTCTCGACAATTCTATTTGTCCACGTAGGGTTTACACCTGGTCGCAATCAACATGCTACCTGACTACTTTTGCGACCGAGATGGCCTGGCATTTTCCTTGCAAAGCGGTTCGCGGCTGTCCAAGCCGAGCAACAGGCCGTATTGCTGGATTGAGGTTCTGAACTATCAAAATTTGTTGTTAGCTATATTTGCCAGGTTTTTGCGAGATCCTATCTAGACAACTGCTGTCTGACTAGTAGTGCGCCAGGAAGGGGGCTTTGCAGATAGATGCCCGTTTGTTCAGAAGTATTAGCTGGATTGTACGATGTCTGCACACACCCTCTGGACGGTCAGCCCCTCTCGCCAAGGCACTCAGGACTATCTGGCCGCCACTCCGGACAAGACCTGTGGCGGCAAGGGTGGCTACGGTGCCAGGTCTCCACCGGACCAGGGAGTCAAGGACTGATGACCTAGCGGCAGAAAGTAACCATGATTCCATCAACAGCTTTTGCCGTTCGAAGGATCCTAGAGCCTAGATAGACTGATCTTGGACATGCGAGATCATGCCACAGCACCATCATTGAACGGTGGCCGGGGTTATCGTCGGTCAGACATGCGTGATTCTGGGATATAAAAGAGTTGAGTCTCGACGTCTTTCCTCCTTACTtttgagcagcagccgcagcagcatcTTACCTCGCTCACCTCGACACTCCGCCACCTACCACTCTCACATTCAGCCTTCTGTGCTCCGCAAGTGAGTATTCCTGACTTGTATCGGCCTCAAACCCGCTCTGACTGATCACCGCAACCCCCTTTCTAGTCAAAATGAAGTTCACCCTCGCAGCCGCAGCTTTTGCATTCCTAGCCAGCGCCGCCgacgccgccaccgccaagatcaccaccagctgGATCGTCAACGCCGGCCTTCTTCCCGTCACGACGTGTTATTATCATGGCGAGGACGGCAAGACCTACTTCATGGGCGACTTCAGCGATGGCTGCCGCGGCACCAAGCACGACTGGGTTCGCCAGATCTGCGTAGACTCATCAAAGGCCAGGGCGCACATCACCTTTTCCGGCGGCACCAGGAGGTGCTTCAAGCGGACTTGGAGGAGCTCAGAGTGCGTCGGAACGGGACCTGAGTCCTGCTACAAGGGCATCTGCCCCACGTGCTCCAGGGCCGAATACACCCCGACTTCGTGCACCTGGTGAGAGCTGAAGGCAGTCGAACCGGTTTGCCATCCAGGAGAAGCTCGGTTgtcttggttggttgggactTCTCAGGCAGCCTGCCATGTATCCGGTATTCAATTGAGGCTTTTGTTTTGAAGTTTTTATTTCCATTCATTCTTTCATGAGGAACTCCTTTAGTGGTAACAGGTGACTTGGAAAATATGGGGGTTCAACAAGATTCCATACCTCAATTCATAATGATCTTCATTGGCCTCTTGCGTTCTTGATGCTTTTGTGAATGATTCTCGTCATTCCCCCTTGCCTTATGCCGCATCAACGGGCTTGCTGGATGAATTGTTTATATGCACTCCCTAGCACGGTGATGCCGCTCTAACGATGAATATACCTGTAGGCTGAACGCGATAACATAAGCGAGCAAGATAAGGCTTTGATTTTCTGTATTTTCAACCTCTCGATCCTTTGTCCATGGAACGGCGTCTGTTTATCATCAAATTTAGCATACCAACTAAACATGACCTACCGTGACATACCATGCGACTTCCCCCTCGACGAGCTCAGCTCTGACTCCGAACTCGGTAATCTTGGAGATCCCTTGACCAGGCGAAAATTACATCCCGCCGATGAAAACGTCGGCCCTGAGCATGCAAAACATTTGAGGGCACTGTGGGATCCTCAGCCGCTGGACAACCTGCCAAAGAAGGACCTGAATAGGATTGATGCGGAGAAAACTTTCACGAGGTCCCAACTGGAGATTGCCGTCAAGTTTATTGAAGTGAATCACAGAGTCAAGGGTGAGTAACCTGACCTAGTCCTTCAAATAGCGAATAAGCAATCTCCGTGGAATGAGATGATAACTGACTTTTGCAAATTTTTTAGACCTTCCACCAGCCATTAAAGCTCTTGTTCAGTCACGTCAGAAGTCAGCAAAGGCCACAGCCGACGAGTTGAAAAACCGCATCGAGCATGTCTATTGCGAGCGCTACACTGGTCCGGGCAGTCAATTCAACCCAGCCAGCGATGTTGCAGTTCCTGGATCCAATCAGAAAAATGCTGGATCTAAACGATCCCCACGCCGCAAAAGAAGCCTATAACTGCGTTGTCTTCCTAAGAAGCCGATGGTATGATCGGAATTCCGACCACCAGTACGAATCCGGTTACTAAAGTGACGACTTTtacgacgatgaagacgattTCGATTCTGAAAGCGAAACTGACGAGGGTGAAGCGAATAGTCCCTAGGTTGCCCGCCTAAAGGATATTGCCGACAATAATGAGTACATCCGTGCAAATTTCCCGATCAAGGAGCATGATGATCTGCTTGACAAGCTTTTTGTGGATGTGATCAAGAAGAGAACGGAGGATGGGAAGcggtggagttggggggataAGTTGTGTGATTTGAATAACGAAGCGGAGGATCTCCTTTCAGAAATTGATGTTAAGCACTGGTTTCCAAAATTACGAGAGTTGTTGCAAAAGATTGAGGAAGCGAACccaaagaaggagatggcaGTATATGAGCCGTCAAAGAGGAAGAAACGGGCATATTAGGAAGACCGAGGCGAACGTCGTCCAAAGCACCACGCAGATTGGGTATCAGGAATCGGTGCTTATAGTAACTTGAACCTCTAGATCAATGCACAGGAGATGGTTTGAGCATTTCAATCTATTTTTATTTCGAATTGACCCCCTTTGTGGGGGCTTCATCAAGGCTTTGAAGGCTTTCTAGTTCTAGTTTCCTTTAATAACCTTTTCTTAGATACGGCATGGGGCTGACACAATGTCAAGGCTTAAAAGGCGTACAGAAAACTGCTCGgtttttatttctttcttAGCTTACAATTTGGTTCTCAG
This window encodes:
- a CDS encoding hypothetical protein (EggNog:ENOG503PG51), giving the protein MKFTLAAAAFAFLASAADAATAKITTSWIVNAGLLPVTTCYYHGEDGKTYFMGDFSDGCRGTKHDWVRQICVDSSKARAHITFSGGTRRCFKRTWRSSECVGTGPESCYKGICPTCSRAEYTPTSCTW